In the genome of Christensenella timonensis, one region contains:
- a CDS encoding DUF308 domain-containing protein, whose protein sequence is MTEMVQKKQEQGKAHASSGKIMTLVLGIVALIIGIALIANPVAGLEVVMLIAGIIMIAYGAITIFMNIVKSVKDARSFVIPIIVLIIGILLVVFRGPVANVVLPLVLGVGGVVYGIVNLVKSNRVKENGGYWQASFILTLIILALGVIMLVAMFAGGNAVGVIVGIVLAIFAVVSIVQWFIERSAVRNAR, encoded by the coding sequence ATGACTGAAATGGTACAAAAAAAACAGGAACAAGGAAAGGCCCACGCGTCTTCCGGGAAAATTATGACTCTGGTGCTTGGGATTGTTGCGCTCATCATTGGCATTGCATTGATTGCCAATCCGGTAGCTGGGTTGGAAGTGGTGATGCTGATCGCCGGAATTATAATGATTGCCTATGGAGCGATTACAATCTTTATGAACATCGTAAAAAGCGTAAAGGATGCGCGTTCGTTTGTCATTCCAATTATCGTGTTGATCATTGGAATTTTGCTGGTCGTATTCCGCGGCCCGGTCGCAAACGTCGTATTGCCGCTCGTTTTGGGCGTGGGAGGAGTTGTCTATGGCATCGTGAACCTCGTAAAGTCGAACCGTGTGAAGGAGAACGGTGGATACTGGCAGGCCTCTTTTATCCTGACATTGATTATTTTGGCTCTCGGAGTGATTATGCTGGTCGCTATGTTCGCGGGCGGTAATGCCGTTGGCGTCATCGTAGGCATTGTGCTCGCTATTTTTGCCGTTGTGAGCATTGTACAGTGGTTCATCGAACGTTCCGCGG